The Candidatus Manganitrophus noduliformans genome includes a window with the following:
- the argH gene encoding argininosuccinate lyase, with protein sequence MTPVPRPPAPVFTKAWEGRFAEATDPEVERFTSSFSFDRRLYRYDIQGSIAHTEALGRAGLLTEGERDTLIRGLKEIEAEIAAEGDRLQAAAADEDIHMHIERRLVEKVGEVGGKLHTGRSRNDQIALDLRLYLREETRTLLELIRSVQRALVAQAESNLDVVLPGYTHLQRAQPVSLGHQLLAYYEMLERDRGRFIDCLKRIDQMPLGAGALAGNSFGINREVVARALGFSDVTANSLDTVSDRDFIVEFLSAASILMMHLSRWAEDWILWASSEFSFIDLPDRFCTGSSMMPQKKNPDVLELIRGKTGRVYGSLLTLLTLLKGLPLSYNRDLQEDKEPLFNAADTVKSALRLLADLVRQVSFRKERMLEATREGFLLATDLADYLVLKGLPFRQAHKVVGKIVRQSLEERRPMEEWTLAELQTFSPLFKGDVFDSFSLTGSLQRKGGVGGTAPQSIEAEIRKIKRKLKG encoded by the coding sequence GTGACACCCGTCCCCCGCCCCCCAGCCCCTGTCTTCACGAAGGCCTGGGAAGGGCGGTTTGCCGAGGCGACCGATCCGGAGGTGGAACGATTTACCTCGTCGTTTTCGTTCGACCGGCGTCTCTACCGGTATGACATTCAGGGGAGCATCGCCCATACGGAAGCGCTCGGCCGGGCCGGACTGCTCACCGAGGGGGAGCGGGACACCCTGATTCGCGGCCTTAAAGAAATCGAAGCGGAGATCGCGGCGGAGGGGGATCGACTCCAGGCGGCCGCGGCCGATGAAGATATCCATATGCACATCGAGCGGCGGCTGGTGGAAAAGGTCGGCGAGGTCGGGGGAAAGCTTCACACCGGCCGGAGCCGAAACGACCAAATCGCGCTCGACCTTCGGCTTTATCTTCGGGAAGAGACCCGAACGCTTTTAGAATTGATCCGGTCCGTTCAACGCGCATTGGTGGCGCAGGCCGAGTCGAATCTCGACGTCGTCCTTCCCGGCTACACCCATCTGCAGCGGGCCCAGCCGGTCTCGCTGGGGCACCAGCTGCTTGCCTATTATGAGATGTTGGAGCGGGACCGGGGCCGGTTCATCGACTGTCTGAAGCGGATCGACCAGATGCCGCTCGGCGCCGGGGCCCTCGCCGGGAATAGCTTCGGGATCAATCGAGAGGTCGTTGCGCGTGCGCTCGGCTTCTCCGATGTCACCGCCAACAGCCTCGATACGGTCAGTGATCGCGATTTCATCGTCGAATTTCTCTCGGCGGCGTCGATCTTAATGATGCACCTCTCCCGATGGGCGGAAGATTGGATCCTCTGGGCCTCTTCCGAATTTAGCTTTATCGATCTCCCCGACCGGTTCTGCACCGGAAGCAGCATGATGCCGCAGAAGAAAAATCCCGACGTCCTCGAATTGATTCGGGGGAAGACCGGGCGGGTGTATGGGTCGCTCCTCACCCTGCTGACCCTCCTCAAGGGGCTTCCGCTTTCTTACAATCGGGATCTTCAGGAAGACAAAGAGCCGCTCTTTAACGCGGCCGACACGGTCAAAAGCGCCCTCCGGCTGCTGGCCGACCTGGTCCGGCAGGTCTCTTTCAGAAAAGAGCGGATGCTGGAGGCGACCCGCGAGGGGTTTCTCCTCGCCACCGATCTCGCCGATTACCTCGTTCTCAAAGGGCTCCCCTTCCGCCAGGCCCACAAGGTGGTCGGGAAAATCGTCCGCCAGAGCCTGGAAGAGAGACGGCCGATGGAGGAATGGACCCTGGCCGAGCTTCAGACTTTTTCTCCCCTTTTTAAGGGAGATGTTTTCGACTCTTTTTCATTGACCGGCTCCTTACAACGAAAGGGAGGGGTCGGCGGGACCGCTCCTCAGTCGATCGAAGCCGAAATCCGAAAGATAAAACGAAAGCTGAAAGGGTAA
- a CDS encoding B12-binding domain-containing radical SAM protein has protein sequence MQLIQLGKAANKRPVAKQRKKILFIEPYPENNIYRMAPRERQVLWFPKLSLPSLAAYTPSHWDIQIVDESVDVIDYNVQVDLVGISAMTCYAPRAYEIAKRFRAKGITVVLGGVHPSYMPEEAARYADSVVIGEAEDLWPKLLQDFEEGKLQKFYRMESFPAMEGYRQTRLELLKQDAYMTGQCLMTTRGCHFECEFCSVSPFNGKTTRRRPVPEVIAEMQRVKEWRQSKIVDKMLKGPIFERFKTSIRFYSGIEDGTFFAFVDDLHNSNRTYCKELWTALKALDIKWGAQCTLFLGDEPDMVKLAADSGCVAMFVGMESIFEESIDETNKPFNRVEQYERQIKCFHDNGIMLNPGVIFGFDHDDDTVFEKTVDFLIQNNMELAYFNILTPLPGTPLFDRMKAEGRILHNEWEKYDGKHVVFKPKRMSVETLQEGFYWANHRFYSHDSIMRRLFYTNQRLLARWMMNMAFRSIIKRTAPKGSISPLSQVIQNLQTRLPSVETENLIPNALNSLREKVQEVSGQVSGRIDRFLQIRAQKTETLRELRVNLEGTLDRLNAKELKKRILQATERAKVDIVLNFEHLQHATPAAFSTLADPQFLTKIAAAANVKFMNLKKSFQQAVDPALLALEIE, from the coding sequence ATGCAGCTGATACAGCTCGGAAAAGCCGCGAATAAAAGGCCGGTTGCGAAGCAGCGGAAGAAGATTTTATTTATCGAACCCTATCCGGAAAACAACATCTATCGGATGGCCCCCAGAGAGCGCCAGGTCCTCTGGTTTCCGAAGTTGAGCCTCCCGAGCCTGGCCGCCTACACCCCCTCCCATTGGGACATTCAAATCGTCGACGAGAGCGTCGATGTCATCGATTACAATGTCCAGGTCGACCTGGTCGGCATCTCGGCGATGACCTGTTATGCCCCGCGCGCGTATGAAATTGCCAAACGCTTCCGCGCCAAGGGAATCACCGTCGTCCTCGGAGGGGTTCACCCAAGTTATATGCCGGAGGAAGCGGCTCGATATGCCGACAGCGTCGTCATCGGCGAGGCCGAGGATCTTTGGCCGAAACTCCTTCAAGACTTCGAGGAGGGAAAGCTTCAAAAGTTTTATCGAATGGAAAGTTTTCCGGCGATGGAAGGGTATCGCCAAACCCGGCTGGAGTTGCTAAAACAAGACGCCTACATGACCGGCCAGTGCTTGATGACGACCCGCGGCTGCCACTTTGAATGCGAATTCTGCTCGGTTTCTCCCTTCAACGGGAAAACCACCCGCCGGCGTCCGGTTCCCGAAGTGATTGCCGAGATGCAGCGTGTCAAAGAATGGCGGCAGAGCAAGATCGTCGATAAAATGCTGAAGGGACCGATCTTCGAGCGTTTTAAAACCTCGATCCGATTCTACTCCGGGATTGAGGACGGAACCTTCTTCGCCTTCGTCGACGATCTCCATAATTCGAACCGGACTTACTGCAAGGAGCTCTGGACGGCGCTGAAGGCGCTCGACATCAAGTGGGGGGCGCAATGTACCCTCTTTCTCGGAGACGAGCCCGACATGGTGAAGCTCGCCGCCGACTCGGGTTGTGTGGCGATGTTCGTCGGAATGGAATCGATTTTTGAAGAAAGCATCGATGAAACGAACAAGCCGTTCAACCGGGTCGAGCAGTATGAGCGGCAGATCAAATGTTTTCACGACAATGGGATCATGCTCAATCCGGGGGTGATCTTCGGGTTCGATCATGACGACGATACGGTCTTCGAGAAGACGGTCGACTTCCTGATCCAAAACAACATGGAGCTTGCTTACTTCAATATTCTGACGCCGCTCCCGGGAACCCCCCTCTTCGACCGGATGAAGGCCGAGGGAAGAATCCTTCACAACGAGTGGGAAAAATACGACGGAAAACATGTCGTCTTCAAACCGAAGCGGATGTCGGTGGAGACCCTTCAAGAAGGATTTTATTGGGCCAATCATCGGTTTTACTCGCATGACTCGATCATGCGGCGCCTCTTCTACACCAATCAGCGGCTGCTCGCGCGGTGGATGATGAACATGGCCTTCCGGAGCATCATCAAGCGGACCGCCCCGAAGGGAAGCATCTCCCCCCTCTCTCAGGTGATCCAGAACCTACAAACCAGACTGCCGAGCGTTGAGACCGAGAACCTGATCCCGAACGCCTTAAACTCGCTGCGGGAAAAGGTCCAGGAGGTTTCCGGGCAGGTCTCCGGCCGGATCGACCGCTTCCTCCAGATCCGGGCTCAAAAAACGGAGACGCTCCGCGAGCTTCGGGTCAACCTGGAAGGGACGCTCGATCGGTTAAATGCAAAGGAGCTGAAGAAGCGAATCCTTCAGGCGACGGAGCGGGCGAAGGTCGACATCGTTCTCAATTTCGAACACCTGCAACATGCGACGCCGGCCGCCTTTTCGACCCTGGCCGATCCCCAGTTTCTTACGAAGATCGCCGCCGCCGCCAATGTGAAGTTCATGAACCTGAAGAAGTCTTTCCAGCAGGCGGTCGACCCGGCGCTGCTTGCGTTGGAAATAGAATAA
- the dapA gene encoding 4-hydroxy-tetrahydrodipicolinate synthase yields MFHGSIVAIVTPFKKGKVDEKAFGELIDFHLRSGTHGIVPCGTTGESATLSHEEHKRVVELAVKMAGGRIPVIAGTGSNSTEEAIAFTRHAKAAGAAGALLITPYYNKPTQEGLYQHYKAVAKGVDLPLVLYNIPGRTGVNMLPATVARLMEFDNIIGIKEGTGSLQQISDLVQLCGERLVILSGDDFTALPTMAVGGKGVISVTANIAPADMAQMIEAAERGDYGRAKKLHDQLYPLHQVMFVETNPIPVKAALALMGKCADEVRLPLWRMSDENFKKLKAALKRYGLLKKM; encoded by the coding sequence ATGTTTCACGGCTCCATCGTCGCCATTGTGACCCCTTTTAAAAAGGGGAAGGTCGATGAAAAAGCATTCGGCGAGTTGATCGATTTTCATCTCCGTTCGGGGACCCACGGGATCGTCCCGTGCGGGACGACGGGGGAATCGGCCACCCTCTCCCACGAGGAACACAAACGGGTCGTGGAACTGGCGGTGAAGATGGCCGGCGGGCGGATTCCGGTGATCGCCGGGACCGGATCGAACAGCACCGAAGAGGCGATCGCTTTCACCCGGCACGCCAAAGCGGCCGGCGCCGCCGGCGCTCTTCTGATCACCCCCTACTACAATAAGCCGACCCAGGAAGGGCTTTATCAACATTATAAAGCCGTTGCAAAGGGGGTCGATCTCCCCTTGGTCCTCTACAACATTCCGGGACGAACCGGGGTCAACATGCTCCCGGCGACCGTGGCCCGGCTGATGGAATTCGACAACATCATCGGAATCAAGGAGGGGACCGGCTCGCTTCAACAGATCAGCGATCTCGTCCAGCTCTGCGGCGAACGGCTCGTGATCCTTTCCGGGGATGATTTCACCGCGTTGCCGACGATGGCGGTCGGCGGCAAAGGGGTCATCTCGGTCACGGCCAACATCGCTCCCGCCGACATGGCCCAGATGATCGAAGCCGCCGAGCGGGGCGATTACGGCCGGGCGAAAAAGCTGCACGACCAGCTCTACCCGCTTCATCAGGTGATGTTTGTCGAAACGAACCCGATCCCTGTCAAAGCCGCCTTGGCCTTGATGGGAAAATGCGCCGACGAGGTCCGTCTTCCCCTCTGGCGAATGTCGGACGAAAACTTCAAGAAACTGAAAGCGGCGCTGAAGCGGTACGGACTTCTTAAGAAGATGTGA
- a CDS encoding argininosuccinate synthase: MEKKIKKVVLAYSGGLDTSVIIRWLIERYQCEVIAFCADVGQGEELAAVAEKAKKTGASKVVITDLKEIFAKEYLFPMLRANAVYEGSYLLGTSIARPLIAKGQMEVAKKEKADAVSHGATGKGNDQVRFELTYLSIDPSIQIIAPWRDWEFKSRSELIAYSHQHGIPVTATLEKPYSIDRNLFHVSYEGGILEDPWAEPPESMFTFTTSPQKAPDEPHYLQIGFVDGNPVSIDGKKYSPAKLIGELNRIGGEHGVGRVDLVENRYVGIKSRGVYETPGGTLLHAAHRAIESLTLDREVLHLRDSLIPQYARLVYYGYWFSPERELLQRLIDGAQEGVTGTARLKLYKGSVTVAGRKSPRSLYRQEISTFEKDTVYIPKDAEGFIRLNALRLKLMATGRKSSKGPHGKKK; this comes from the coding sequence ATGGAAAAGAAAATAAAAAAAGTCGTATTGGCCTATTCAGGGGGGTTGGATACCTCCGTCATTATCCGATGGTTGATCGAGCGGTATCAGTGCGAGGTGATCGCCTTCTGCGCCGATGTCGGCCAGGGGGAAGAGCTCGCCGCCGTCGCCGAGAAGGCGAAGAAAACCGGGGCGAGCAAGGTCGTCATCACCGATCTGAAGGAGATCTTCGCAAAAGAATATCTCTTCCCGATGCTCCGGGCCAACGCCGTCTATGAAGGATCGTATCTCCTCGGAACTTCGATTGCCCGCCCGCTGATCGCCAAGGGACAGATGGAGGTCGCCAAGAAAGAAAAAGCCGACGCGGTCTCCCACGGCGCGACCGGAAAAGGGAACGATCAGGTTCGCTTTGAGCTGACCTATCTTTCGATCGACCCTTCGATCCAAATCATCGCCCCCTGGCGCGACTGGGAATTCAAATCGCGCTCGGAGCTGATCGCCTACTCCCACCAACATGGGATTCCGGTAACGGCGACGCTGGAGAAGCCGTACAGCATCGATCGAAACCTCTTCCATGTCAGCTACGAAGGGGGGATTTTGGAAGATCCTTGGGCGGAGCCGCCGGAGTCGATGTTTACCTTCACGACCTCCCCTCAGAAGGCGCCGGATGAACCGCACTATCTTCAAATCGGGTTCGTCGACGGCAATCCGGTCAGCATCGACGGGAAGAAGTACTCCCCCGCGAAGTTGATCGGCGAGTTGAACCGGATCGGCGGCGAACATGGCGTGGGGCGGGTCGATCTGGTTGAGAATAGATACGTCGGAATCAAATCGCGCGGGGTTTATGAAACCCCCGGCGGGACGCTCCTTCACGCGGCGCATCGGGCGATCGAATCGCTCACCCTCGACCGGGAAGTGCTTCATCTGCGCGACAGCCTCATCCCGCAGTATGCCCGGCTGGTCTACTACGGCTACTGGTTCTCCCCGGAACGGGAACTCCTCCAGCGTCTGATCGACGGGGCGCAGGAAGGGGTCACCGGGACGGCAAGGCTGAAGCTTTATAAAGGAAGCGTGACGGTCGCCGGACGGAAATCGCCCCGCTCCCTCTACCGCCAGGAGATCTCGACGTTCGAGAAAGACACCGTCTACATTCCTAAAGACGCCGAAGGCTTCATCCGCCTCAACGCCCTCCGGCTGAAGCTGATGGCAACGGGTCGAAAAAGTTCGAAAGGCCCCCATGGCAAGAAAAAGTAA
- the argF gene encoding ornithine carbamoyltransferase — protein MPKRDLLSLASLSVEQIEWLLRRAQYYKNRSRAAKESLPLVGRSVGLLFEKSSTRTRVSFEVAVTRLGGHPIFLSFDDIQIKRGETIGDTARVLSGYLDGLVIRTYEQEKLEDWARNASIPVINGLTDLHHPCQILSDLLTILEKRGKLKGLKLAYIGDGNNIAHSLMEGGAKVGMKVVIACPKKFLPHHNIVKETEEVARKNGGSVEVIHDPVKAAEGADILYTDVWVSMGQEKEKQARVRTFKPYQINQKLVARAKPDVLVMHCLPAHRGEEITAEVMEGPHSVIFDQADNRLPMQEAILERWVG, from the coding sequence ATGCCGAAGCGTGATCTCTTAAGCCTTGCCTCCCTCTCGGTCGAGCAGATCGAGTGGCTCCTCCGACGGGCGCAGTATTATAAAAATCGCTCGCGCGCGGCCAAGGAATCGCTCCCTTTGGTGGGGCGGTCGGTCGGACTTCTCTTTGAGAAATCATCGACGCGGACACGCGTCTCTTTCGAAGTCGCGGTCACGCGGCTCGGGGGGCACCCGATTTTCCTCTCGTTCGACGATATTCAGATCAAGCGGGGCGAGACGATCGGCGATACGGCGCGGGTTCTCTCCGGCTATCTCGACGGCCTGGTCATCCGGACCTATGAGCAGGAGAAGCTCGAAGATTGGGCGAGGAATGCGTCGATCCCGGTCATCAATGGGTTGACCGACCTTCACCATCCCTGCCAGATCCTCTCCGATCTCCTCACCATCCTTGAAAAGCGGGGGAAGTTGAAAGGGCTCAAGCTCGCCTACATCGGAGACGGCAACAACATCGCCCACTCCTTGATGGAAGGCGGGGCGAAGGTGGGAATGAAGGTCGTGATTGCTTGCCCGAAAAAGTTCCTGCCGCATCACAACATCGTGAAGGAAACAGAGGAGGTCGCTCGAAAGAACGGCGGGAGCGTTGAGGTCATTCATGATCCGGTAAAAGCCGCCGAGGGAGCCGACATCCTCTACACCGATGTGTGGGTATCGATGGGCCAGGAAAAGGAAAAACAGGCGCGGGTCAGAACGTTCAAGCCGTACCAGATCAACCAGAAACTGGTGGCCCGGGCAAAGCCCGACGTCCTGGTGATGCATTGTCTCCCCGCCCATCGCGGAGAAGAGATCACCGCCGAGGTGATGGAGGGGCCGCACTCGGTCATCTTCGATCAGGCCGACAACCGCCTCCCGATGCAGGAGGCGATTTTGGAGCGATGGGTCGGGTAG
- the lysA gene encoding diaminopimelate decarboxylase yields the protein MHDFRFKKGKLYCEDVSIEALAEKVGTPLYVYSHNTLRRHFLAYQKAFAKVPHLIAFAMKANANLAILRLFAKEGGGIDIVSEGELHRALAAGVDPKKMVFAGVGKTRKEMQAALRAGILMFNVESAQELTALDEVAKSLGTKAPVALRVNPDINPKTHPYISTGLKKSKFGIEITRAVEQYQLASRLSNIEVVGIHSHIGSQLTQIKPFVDALKRIGKLIEELRGRGMEIKYWDIGGGLGITYDAEKPPLPKELAAAILPLLKESGCTIILEPGRSLVGNAGALITRVIYTKEGETKNFVIVDAGMNDLIRPSLYEAYHEIVPVVKKKRRNATVDVVGPICESGDFLAQERTLPQVAPEELLAVLSAGAYSFSMASNYNARPRSAEVLVHGDKYATIRERESMDDLIRGERIPEFLDFGQS from the coding sequence ATGCACGATTTTCGTTTCAAGAAGGGAAAACTCTACTGCGAAGATGTCTCGATCGAGGCGCTGGCTGAGAAGGTCGGCACCCCGCTCTACGTCTACAGCCACAACACGTTGCGCCGACACTTCCTCGCGTATCAGAAGGCTTTTGCCAAGGTTCCCCACTTAATCGCCTTTGCAATGAAAGCCAACGCCAACCTCGCCATCCTTCGCCTCTTCGCCAAAGAAGGGGGCGGGATCGATATCGTCTCGGAAGGGGAGCTTCATCGGGCGCTGGCCGCCGGGGTTGATCCGAAAAAGATGGTCTTCGCCGGTGTCGGCAAAACCCGCAAGGAGATGCAGGCCGCGCTGCGCGCCGGAATCTTGATGTTTAATGTCGAATCGGCGCAGGAATTGACCGCTCTGGACGAAGTCGCCAAATCGCTGGGAACCAAAGCGCCGGTGGCGCTGCGGGTGAATCCCGACATTAACCCGAAGACCCACCCCTACATCTCCACAGGGTTGAAGAAGAGCAAGTTCGGGATCGAGATCACCCGGGCGGTCGAGCAATATCAGCTCGCTTCGCGTCTTTCGAATATCGAGGTGGTCGGAATCCATTCCCACATCGGCTCCCAGTTGACGCAGATCAAACCGTTCGTCGATGCGCTCAAGCGGATCGGGAAATTGATCGAAGAGCTGCGGGGCCGCGGCATGGAGATCAAATACTGGGACATCGGCGGCGGGCTCGGAATCACCTACGATGCCGAAAAGCCCCCCCTGCCGAAGGAGCTCGCCGCGGCGATCCTTCCCCTGCTGAAAGAGAGCGGCTGCACCATTATCCTTGAGCCGGGCCGCTCACTGGTCGGGAATGCCGGGGCGCTGATTACCCGGGTGATTTATACGAAAGAAGGAGAGACCAAAAACTTTGTCATCGTCGATGCCGGAATGAACGACCTGATTCGCCCCAGCCTCTACGAGGCCTATCACGAGATCGTGCCGGTGGTGAAGAAAAAACGCCGAAATGCCACGGTCGACGTGGTCGGCCCGATCTGCGAGTCGGGCGACTTCCTGGCGCAGGAGAGGACCCTCCCGCAGGTCGCGCCGGAGGAACTCCTGGCGGTCTTGAGCGCGGGGGCGTACAGCTTCTCGATGGCGTCGAACTACAATGCCCGGCCCCGATCGGCCGAGGTCCTTGTACACGGCGACAAATATGCTACAATACGCGAACGCGAAAGCATGGACGATTTGATCCGCGGCGAGCGGATCCCGGAGTTTTTAGATTTTGGGCAGTCATAA
- a CDS encoding LL-diaminopimelate aminotransferase, with translation MADRIKHLPPYLFAAIDKMKQEAIRQGKDIINLGVGDPDLPTPAPIIHRLQKAAEDPRNHQYPSYEGMLPFRKAVSNWYKRRFNVTLDPESEVLTLIGSKEGIGHFPLAFINPGDVALMTSPGYPVYHAGTLFAGGKSYFIPLKAERGFLPDLASIPTEVAKAAKILFINSPNNPTAATADRGFFSAVVEFAKRYNIIVAHDAAYSEMFYDGKRPPSFLEVEGAKEVGVEFHSLSKTYNMTGWRIGFVVGNREVLAGLGKIKSNLDSGVFQAVQEAGIAALEMEDSVVETIRKIYQERRDTLIPGLQKLGFKVTPPPASFYVWIPTPAGIASADFTALLLSKTAIVTTPGKGFGDAGEGYIRMTLTVGTERLEEALDRMEKSGIRG, from the coding sequence ATGGCAGACCGGATTAAACATCTCCCCCCTTACCTCTTCGCGGCAATCGACAAGATGAAACAAGAGGCGATCCGCCAGGGAAAAGATATCATCAACCTCGGGGTCGGCGACCCGGATTTACCGACCCCCGCCCCGATCATCCATCGCCTTCAAAAGGCGGCGGAGGACCCGCGGAACCACCAATACCCCTCTTATGAAGGAATGCTCCCCTTCCGCAAGGCCGTTTCCAACTGGTACAAGCGGCGTTTTAATGTCACCCTCGATCCCGAGAGCGAAGTGTTGACCCTGATCGGATCGAAGGAAGGGATCGGCCATTTCCCGCTCGCCTTCATCAACCCGGGCGATGTCGCCCTGATGACGAGCCCCGGCTATCCGGTCTATCATGCCGGAACCTTATTTGCCGGCGGAAAGTCTTATTTTATCCCGTTGAAAGCAGAACGGGGATTTCTCCCCGACCTGGCCTCCATTCCGACCGAGGTGGCCAAGGCGGCCAAGATTCTCTTTATCAACTCGCCGAATAACCCCACCGCCGCGACCGCCGATCGGGGGTTCTTCAGCGCCGTCGTCGAATTTGCCAAGCGCTACAACATCATCGTCGCCCACGACGCCGCCTACTCCGAAATGTTCTACGACGGAAAACGCCCCCCCAGCTTCCTGGAGGTCGAGGGGGCCAAGGAGGTCGGGGTGGAGTTCCACTCCCTCTCCAAGACCTACAATATGACCGGCTGGCGGATCGGGTTCGTCGTCGGAAACCGGGAGGTTCTGGCCGGGCTGGGAAAGATCAAGAGCAATCTCGATTCCGGCGTCTTCCAGGCGGTTCAAGAAGCGGGAATCGCCGCGTTGGAGATGGAAGACAGCGTCGTGGAAACGATTCGAAAAATCTACCAGGAACGGCGGGACACCCTGATCCCGGGCCTGCAGAAACTCGGATTCAAAGTGACCCCGCCCCCCGCCAGCTTTTACGTCTGGATTCCGACCCCCGCGGGGATCGCCTCCGCCGATTTCACCGCCCTTCTTTTGTCGAAGACGGCGATCGTCACGACCCCCGGCAAGGGATTCGGCGATGCCGGAGAAGGTTATATCCGGATGACCCTCACCGTCGGGACGGAGCGGCTTGAAGAGGCGCTCGACCGAATGGAGAAATCGGGAATCCGTGGGTAA
- the dapB gene encoding 4-hydroxy-tetrahydrodipicolinate reductase produces the protein MKLIISGAAGRMGRAILDSLYHEEDLELGAALEKKGHPAVGRDAGELIGVGKWKVSLTDQIKKAIQAGETVIDFTSPQNTLAILQEAMSKGKPMVIGTTGFLSDEEKKIAKAAEKIAIVLSPNMSVGVNLLFKLLAEAAEALGEAYDIEIVEMHHRQKRDAPSGTALRMGDVLARARKSPLSQVGRFSRQGNIGPRPSGEIGIQTLRGGDVVGDHTVIFAGPGERIEMTHRAHSRNNFARGALLAARWVVQQPPGLYDMMDVLNLKNRS, from the coding sequence ATGAAACTCATCATTTCGGGTGCGGCGGGTCGAATGGGTCGGGCCATTCTTGATAGTCTTTATCACGAAGAAGATCTGGAACTCGGCGCGGCGCTGGAGAAGAAAGGCCACCCCGCCGTCGGGAGAGATGCAGGGGAGCTGATCGGCGTCGGGAAATGGAAGGTCTCCCTCACCGACCAGATCAAGAAGGCGATACAGGCGGGAGAGACAGTCATCGACTTCACCTCGCCCCAAAACACCCTGGCCATCCTACAAGAAGCGATGTCCAAGGGAAAACCGATGGTGATCGGGACAACCGGTTTCTTGAGCGACGAAGAGAAAAAAATCGCGAAGGCCGCCGAAAAGATCGCAATCGTCCTCTCTCCGAATATGAGCGTCGGCGTCAATCTTCTCTTTAAACTGCTCGCGGAAGCGGCGGAAGCGCTGGGAGAAGCGTACGACATCGAGATCGTCGAAATGCATCACCGGCAGAAAAGAGACGCCCCGAGCGGGACCGCCCTTCGGATGGGAGACGTATTGGCCCGCGCCAGGAAGAGCCCCCTCTCTCAGGTCGGCCGCTTCTCCCGGCAGGGAAACATCGGCCCGCGTCCCAGCGGCGAGATCGGCATTCAAACGCTGCGCGGGGGAGATGTGGTCGGAGACCATACCGTCATTTTCGCCGGCCCCGGCGAGCGGATCGAGATGACCCATCGGGCCCATAGCCGAAATAATTTCGCGAGGGGCGCGCTGCTGGCCGCCCGCTGGGTGGTTCAACAACCCCCCGGACTTTACGACATGATGGACGTTTTGAATCTGAAGAACAGGAGCTAG
- the dapF gene encoding diaminopimelate epimerase: protein MKPIPFWKISGSGNDFIVIDHRTPLIEPQEMKHFVSRVCRRGLSVGADGVILIEPSTKADYKWHYLNADGGEVEMCGNGSRCVARFAYLNKIASAKHTIETLAGIVQAEVIGDRVRVRLPDPTDLRLDLKIEIDGKSYTGHFANTGVPHVVYFVDDVDAVDVIGLGRATRHHSLFAPRGTNANFISVTDRQNLKIRTYERGVEDETLACGTGAIAAGLITTALQKTAPPVSLLTRGGIRLGVDFTQEGRTFKNITLEGDARIVYKGEILEEALL from the coding sequence ATGAAACCGATTCCTTTCTGGAAAATCAGCGGCAGCGGGAACGACTTTATCGTGATCGATCACCGGACACCCTTGATCGAGCCGCAGGAGATGAAACATTTCGTTTCCCGGGTCTGCCGCCGGGGCCTCTCGGTCGGCGCCGACGGGGTCATCCTGATCGAGCCGTCGACAAAGGCCGATTACAAATGGCACTACCTCAACGCCGACGGCGGGGAGGTGGAGATGTGCGGCAACGGCAGCCGCTGTGTTGCGCGGTTTGCTTATCTAAACAAAATCGCCTCGGCAAAGCACACGATCGAAACCCTCGCCGGCATCGTCCAAGCCGAAGTGATCGGCGACCGTGTCCGCGTCCGGCTCCCCGATCCGACCGACCTGCGGCTGGATCTGAAGATTGAGATCGACGGGAAAAGCTATACCGGCCACTTCGCGAACACCGGCGTGCCGCATGTCGTCTACTTTGTGGATGATGTCGATGCGGTCGATGTGATCGGCTTAGGCCGCGCGACCCGCCATCATTCTCTCTTCGCGCCGCGCGGCACCAACGCCAATTTCATCAGCGTGACCGACCGGCAGAATCTGAAAATCCGGACCTACGAAAGGGGGGTGGAAGACGAAACCCTGGCCTGCGGGACCGGGGCGATTGCGGCCGGGCTTATCACGACCGCCCTCCAAAAAACAGCCCCCCCCGTTTCCCTCCTGACGCGAGGCGGAATCCGCTTGGGGGTCGATTTCACCCAGGAAGGCCGGACGTTTAAAAACATCACCCTTGAAGGAGACGCGCGTATCGTCTACAAGGGAGAAATTTTGGAAGAAGCACTTTTATAA